CATGAGCCTGCTCGCATCCCAGGCGGGACTGGTGTTGCCGGGACGCGGATCAAGCCCCAGGTTCCGGTTCCAGCTGATGCCCTGGAGCAATGGATCCGTGATCCGGTTGGCGTTGCCTTCGTTGGCGAGCAGTTCCGTCGTGTGGAAGTCGCCGCCCAGGTCCGCGGGTGAACTCCCTGCTCCGAACCTGCCCAGGATGTTATACCGGAAGGCCAGGTCTCCCGCGTCCAGGCGCGCCTTGCTGTCCTGCGCGCCGCGGGTCGGATCCAGGTCCTCGATCGACAGCGCATGGCCCTGGAACTCGGTAAAGATGCTGTTGAAATACATCCCGCCCGCGTTGTCGCGGAAGATGAGGGCGTTGTTGTCCTTGCCGCCCGTCGAAGAAGCGCCGCGGCCGATGTAGGTGGCGTTCATGATCGTGGGACGGGCGTAGGGCCTGCCGTCCTCGGGATCCGTGCCGCCGTCGTGCTCGCCGGCATGGTCGCCCAGGGACGGGTCCTGGATCGAGAACCAGAACTGGTGCTCGCCCCGGAAGCCCTCGTCGTAGTCGAAGGCGTCATCGCCCGCGAAAGCGGATATCAGGTAGCGCGTATTCACCGTTCCGCCGAACCATTCGAAGCCGTCGTCCTGGTTGTAGAACACCTCCACGTGCTCGATGGTCGTGCCGCGGCCCACGCCGGCCATGGTCAGTCCGTTGATCTCGTTGTCCGCGCCGATGACCGCGCCGCCGTGCCGGATCGACACGTACCTCAGCACGCCCGAGTCGTCGTCGTCGTCGGGATTCGATCCACCACCGTAGATACCCCGGGGTTCGGTCGTCGCATCGATGCCTTCAATGTTGTTCTCACCTGTGGCGGTGTTGATGGACGCCCGGCCGAGGAGGATGACTCCGCCCCACAGCCCGCGGGAAGCGGTGGGGGAGGACAGCAGGATGTCGTCCGGATCATCGACGTCGTCCGCTTCGGCCGTGAAGATAATCGGATTCCTCGCCGTGCCGTCGGCGATGATCCTGCCGCCCTGGGCCACGATCAGGGCGGTATCCTCGCCCTCGATGGTCGTGGACTTGCCCTTGATCACCGTGCCCGCCTCGATCGTCAGCGTCTCGCCGTCTTCGACGAAGACCAGGCCGGACAGCAGATAAGTGTTGTCTGAGGTGAAGGATGTGTTGCCGACGATGTCTGCGTCGGTGATGGTTATTGCGGGATTGGCGGGGGATTGTGCTTTTGCGAGGACCGGGTAAACCAATGATGAGGAAACCAAGGCGATGGATATCCACCGAAACATACCTTCTCCTTGAAGGGCTTGCGGTTGAGTTGTGAAGATGAAGTCATAGTCGTCCTCGCGGGCCAGCGGGTCGGCGGGCCAGCGGGTCGGCGGACCGGCCCGTCGGCGGGTCGGTTATATCCCGTACGAAAATCCCAGGGAGAACGTCCGCCCCCGCTTGTACAGGCTCCGG
This DNA window, taken from Gemmatimonadota bacterium, encodes the following:
- a CDS encoding T9SS type A sorting domain-containing protein, which translates into the protein MFRWISIALVSSSLVYPVLAKAQSPANPAITITDADIVGNTSFTSDNTYLLSGLVFVEDGETLTIEAGTVIKGKSTTIEGEDTALIVAQGGRIIADGTARNPIIFTAEADDVDDPDDILLSSPTASRGLWGGVILLGRASINTATGENNIEGIDATTEPRGIYGGGSNPDDDDDSGVLRYVSIRHGGAVIGADNEINGLTMAGVGRGTTIEHVEVFYNQDDGFEWFGGTVNTRYLISAFAGDDAFDYDEGFRGEHQFWFSIQDPSLGDHAGEHDGGTDPEDGRPYARPTIMNATYIGRGASSTGGKDNNALIFRDNAGGMYFNSIFTEFQGHALSIEDLDPTRGAQDSKARLDAGDLAFRYNILGRFGAGSSPADLGGDFHTTELLANEGNANRITDPLLQGISWNRNLGLDPRPGNTSPAWDASRLMEEPRNSGFFTDVDYAGAFGTENWADHWSALAALGYFSTAPAPMPPEPAEPGVDAPDGFSLAQNSPNPFGMATNIDYTVSSTSHILIEVYNLLGQRVATVVNDIRLPGHYTERWEARHLSSGVYFYRFEATADGRTAHVFNRKMTLLK